One segment of Planctomycetia bacterium DNA contains the following:
- a CDS encoding PPC domain-containing protein: MSLPRIYFGYALAWSIGLSGVISETSGLAQSTPKIEYLFPAGARRGTTVEVQLGGEFMPDACRLSSDDAGISLQPSTANRYRVSVAANADSRAHDVRLASVQGASPPFPFLVGDLPEVVHVDRGKTLELKLPVTANGRLESAGDIDEYGVTLAAGTQIVCAATARAFRSPVDVMIRVLDPDGRPIAAGSPRREVDALAVFRATRAGRYTIQVFDFQLTGGSAHVYRLTVTDGPWLDYVFPYGASRTAETAATLHGWNLPSASGVTLALRIPPQSSTHYEVTLPGGANRLSIPVGESTETLEAEPNDDAEHAMPLPLDSTVNGRLAQAGDDDWFAIDAEKGAQFALRVESAELHFPTDIVAAVVDAAGKKLLETDDFKTSRDPSFRFTAPTAGRYFVMLHDRSRRGGSDFVYRLHLTALRPDVTARVNTASLTVHAAKTMTLPVLVERIDGLSDELEIAAVDLPAGVTVAPQPVPAKTPATVELSFAVTNKTAPLAKLVGVVVRSKSGSRTIARAAAIADSPTATTAVDRLWLAVSPEIPFKLKTTTTILDAPRMAAFRFPVTAEREAGFSAPIRLVGVEPDRRGTVVPLEGQVSEGESSGSIPLVIQHKTIEGTTHRCRVMGVAEVPGIDGKTYAVFQVAAGSMSIGCQPSLLTMTIDPPIVVGKPGTTQRIEVRLMRRVAMGPIKLRLHPPAGVAGLDCDSVEVGVDANLAVLTLRVADRATLPPRTTIEVKAESSHDGLPIYGTTSFRLESAR; encoded by the coding sequence ATGTCGCTTCCTCGCATCTACTTCGGGTACGCACTCGCCTGGAGCATCGGCCTATCGGGGGTGATAAGCGAAACGAGCGGCCTCGCGCAATCGACTCCGAAGATCGAGTATCTGTTTCCCGCCGGAGCCCGACGGGGAACGACGGTGGAAGTTCAACTGGGCGGCGAGTTCATGCCGGACGCTTGCCGGCTATCGAGCGACGATGCCGGCATTTCGCTGCAGCCTTCGACCGCGAATCGCTATCGAGTGTCCGTAGCGGCGAATGCTGATTCGCGTGCGCACGACGTTCGCCTCGCGTCGGTGCAGGGAGCGTCGCCGCCGTTTCCTTTCCTAGTCGGCGACTTGCCGGAAGTCGTGCATGTCGACCGTGGAAAAACGCTGGAGTTGAAACTACCGGTGACCGCCAACGGTCGTTTGGAATCCGCCGGCGATATCGATGAGTATGGGGTGACTCTCGCCGCGGGAACGCAAATCGTTTGTGCCGCCACCGCCCGAGCGTTTCGCTCGCCGGTCGACGTCATGATCCGCGTGCTCGACCCGGACGGAAGGCCGATCGCCGCCGGCTCGCCGCGTCGCGAAGTCGACGCGCTGGCGGTCTTCCGTGCGACTCGGGCCGGGCGCTACACGATCCAAGTCTTCGACTTTCAGTTGACCGGCGGATCGGCGCACGTCTATCGCCTGACGGTCACCGACGGCCCTTGGCTCGACTATGTGTTTCCCTACGGCGCATCGCGTACCGCGGAAACTGCCGCCACCCTGCATGGCTGGAACTTGCCTTCCGCATCGGGAGTTACGCTTGCCCTGCGGATCCCGCCGCAATCGTCGACGCATTACGAAGTGACGTTGCCGGGCGGCGCGAATCGCCTCTCGATTCCCGTCGGCGAGAGCACCGAGACGCTCGAAGCGGAACCTAACGACGATGCCGAACATGCGATGCCGCTTCCGCTCGATTCCACGGTCAACGGCCGACTCGCGCAAGCCGGCGACGACGATTGGTTCGCGATCGACGCCGAGAAGGGGGCGCAGTTCGCGCTCCGCGTTGAATCCGCCGAGCTGCATTTTCCGACCGACATCGTCGCGGCCGTCGTCGATGCCGCCGGAAAGAAGCTCCTTGAAACGGACGACTTCAAAACCTCGCGCGATCCGAGCTTCCGGTTCACCGCTCCGACCGCCGGCCGTTATTTCGTCATGCTGCATGATCGTAGCCGGCGCGGCGGCTCCGACTTCGTTTATCGCCTGCATCTCACTGCGCTACGGCCCGACGTGACGGCTCGCGTCAACACGGCGTCGCTGACCGTCCATGCCGCGAAGACGATGACCTTGCCGGTGCTGGTGGAACGGATCGATGGCTTGTCCGATGAGTTGGAGATCGCCGCGGTCGATCTCCCCGCAGGAGTGACCGTTGCGCCGCAACCGGTCCCCGCCAAGACACCCGCCACGGTCGAACTTTCCTTCGCCGTGACGAACAAAACCGCGCCGCTCGCAAAGCTTGTGGGGGTCGTCGTTCGGAGCAAGAGCGGGAGTCGGACGATCGCCAGGGCCGCCGCGATCGCCGACTCGCCGACGGCGACAACGGCCGTCGATCGACTCTGGCTTGCCGTGAGTCCGGAGATCCCTTTCAAGTTGAAGACCACGACGACGATTCTCGATGCTCCGCGCATGGCTGCGTTTCGGTTCCCGGTCACGGCCGAACGAGAAGCTGGTTTTTCGGCGCCGATTCGCCTCGTGGGCGTCGAACCTGATCGTCGCGGCACCGTGGTCCCACTCGAGGGGCAAGTCTCGGAAGGGGAGAGTTCCGGTTCGATTCCGCTGGTGATCCAACATAAAACGATCGAAGGGACGACGCACCGTTGCCGAGTGATGGGCGTCGCCGAGGTTCCAGGGATCGACGGCAAGACCTACGCCGTCTTTCAAGTCGCAGCCGGCAGCATGTCGATCGGTTGTCAGCCGAGTCTACTGACGATGACTATCGATCCGCCGATCGTCGTCGGCAAGCCGGGAACGACGCAGCGCATCGAAGTTCGGCTGATGCGACGGGTGGCGATGGGGCCGATCAAGCTGCGATTGCACCCGCCGGCAGGCGTCGCGGGGCTCGATTGCGATTCGGTCGAAGTCGGTGTCGACGCGAATCTTGCGGTGCTGACGTTACGAGTCGCGGACCGAGCGACGTTGCCGCCCCGCACCACGATCGAAGTCAAAGCCGAGTCCTCGCACGACGGCTTACCCATTTACGGCACGACTTCCTTCCGCCTGGAATCCGCGCGATAA
- a CDS encoding DUF1501 domain-containing protein produces MKHLYCDGNTRRSFLQAGLGGAAGLGLVPLLRATADGAVAKPVAARAKRCILVWMDGGPSHHESFDPKPDAPSEIRGEFDPIACNVPGRQVCEHLPKMSQVMDRVTVIRSVTHHDPGHGGGNHYLTTGSPTPTPIGCGDSASFHPSLGSFISKERGAPPGLPAYVQFALPSAMRSGGPNFLGSKYAPLLISNNPNNPDFQLPDVTLPLGIAEGRAQSRAALRKELDNLVRIGDEAAADPARGLDSFQEQAHRLITSSLTKQAFDINNEPDRVRDAYGRTMVGQQCLLARRLIEAGVPFVTVQHAGWDHHANIFKYLKDRWLPIFDTAFSALLRDLDERGLLEDTLVVALGEFGRTPKINKDAGRDHWPGAMSIVAAGAGVPRGGVIGATDKQGGVPSERPLKVEDFFCSLYAKLGIDPHKELITPEGRPVTIVNGGKPIAELF; encoded by the coding sequence ATGAAGCACCTCTATTGCGACGGCAACACGCGCCGGAGTTTTCTCCAGGCCGGTCTCGGCGGCGCCGCCGGATTGGGGCTCGTTCCGCTGCTCCGTGCAACCGCCGACGGCGCGGTCGCGAAGCCGGTCGCGGCCCGTGCCAAGCGATGCATCTTGGTTTGGATGGACGGCGGCCCGAGTCACCACGAGTCGTTCGATCCGAAGCCGGATGCTCCCAGCGAAATTCGCGGCGAGTTCGATCCCATCGCTTGCAATGTTCCGGGCCGGCAGGTCTGCGAGCACCTGCCGAAGATGTCGCAAGTCATGGATCGGGTCACGGTCATTCGGTCCGTGACGCATCACGATCCGGGCCACGGCGGCGGCAATCATTATCTCACGACCGGCAGCCCGACTCCGACTCCGATCGGCTGCGGCGATTCGGCGAGTTTTCATCCCAGTCTCGGCTCGTTCATCTCGAAGGAACGGGGCGCTCCGCCGGGCTTGCCGGCCTACGTACAGTTCGCACTTCCCTCGGCAATGCGATCCGGCGGCCCGAATTTTCTCGGCAGCAAATACGCTCCGCTGTTGATCTCGAACAATCCCAACAATCCCGACTTTCAGCTTCCCGATGTGACGCTTCCGTTGGGCATCGCCGAAGGCCGAGCGCAATCGCGTGCGGCTCTGCGCAAAGAGCTCGATAATCTCGTGCGGATCGGCGATGAGGCGGCGGCCGACCCGGCACGAGGCCTCGATAGCTTTCAAGAGCAGGCTCATCGACTCATCACCTCGTCTCTTACGAAGCAAGCGTTCGACATCAACAACGAGCCCGACCGAGTGCGCGACGCTTACGGTCGCACGATGGTCGGTCAACAGTGCTTGCTGGCCCGCCGGCTGATCGAGGCCGGTGTTCCATTTGTCACGGTTCAGCACGCCGGCTGGGATCATCACGCGAACATCTTCAAGTACCTCAAAGATCGCTGGCTCCCGATTTTCGATACGGCGTTCTCCGCGCTGCTGCGCGATCTCGATGAGCGCGGATTGCTCGAAGATACTCTCGTCGTCGCGTTGGGCGAGTTCGGTCGCACTCCGAAGATCAACAAGGACGCCGGACGGGACCATTGGCCGGGAGCGATGTCGATCGTCGCCGCGGGAGCCGGCGTACCGCGCGGGGGCGTAATCGGCGCAACCGATAAGCAAGGGGGCGTGCCGAGCGAACGTCCTCTCAAGGTCGAGGATTTCTTCTGCAGCTTATACGCTAAGCTGGGAATCGATCCGCACAAGGAACTCATCACGCCGGAGGGACGTCCGGTGACGATCGTCAACGGCGGTAAGCCGATCGCCGAATTGTTCTGA
- a CDS encoding DUF1549 domain-containing protein translates to MLLSLLIASVLTAPASSSGSTTGLRLDPPAPLLTGADARQQLLVTAIHSGGEVDATDEAVFASSNPKIATVSEDGVVLPVGDGSAVISATFDGRSSSVDVRVEHVAVLPSPHFARNIIPLLTKAGCNSGACHGKQGGQNGFKLSVFGHDVGADYQAIVCEGRGRRLFPSVPRESLLLTKATNRVPHGGGGRLEENSTEYRRLLRWIDAGMPYGSDDAPHVVAIDVQPKIRTMRERSQQRLLVTATLSNGSSRDVTHEAVYTSNDDTRATVDQHGRVATKMMAGESAIVARFQDHVAATFVTVPLNRAPVDANGLSRWDRSHFIDRLVADKWQRLRISPSPPADDATFHRRVYLDLIGKLPTPIEVTAFLADPSVDKRTRLVDSLLDRPEYADYWALKWADLLRINSEDLGAKSAYRYHLWLRDSLARNRPYDELLRDLILSQGPDETNGAVGFYRAFANPNDLTVAVSQVFLGVRLECAKCHHHPYEKWGQEDFYGLAAFFPRVHKKGAGVDLSFFIADKGEVTHPRTKTVVSPKVLLGASFDGASIADPRRPLAEWLATAENPFVSRALVNRVWGQLMGRGLVEPIDDMRDTNPATNEPLLQALADDFIAHEFDLRRLIRTIAVSRVYGLSSEANADNLRDTQNYSRAYRKRLGAEVLLDAVCDATGESEAFAGTLPGTRAVQLWDHRLPSAFLDTFGRPQRKTVCQCERLPDSTLGQVLHLMNSPLVNDKISSLSGRVAELVAKRLSPDETIVELYLAAFGRLPRAEEKAAARRAFESSGATHRSAAEDILWALLNSAEFVLNH, encoded by the coding sequence ATGCTACTATCCCTGCTCATTGCGTCGGTTCTCACCGCCCCCGCCTCGTCGAGCGGATCGACGACGGGGCTGCGCCTCGATCCGCCCGCGCCGTTGCTCACCGGAGCCGATGCACGTCAGCAACTGTTAGTGACCGCGATTCACTCAGGGGGGGAAGTCGACGCCACGGATGAGGCGGTATTCGCTTCATCGAACCCTAAGATTGCAACCGTGAGCGAAGATGGAGTCGTGCTCCCGGTCGGCGACGGCTCGGCCGTAATATCCGCGACCTTCGACGGCCGATCATCGTCGGTCGATGTTCGTGTCGAACATGTTGCGGTGTTACCGTCGCCTCATTTCGCTCGCAACATTATTCCCCTGCTCACCAAAGCCGGATGCAACTCGGGTGCTTGCCACGGAAAGCAAGGCGGTCAAAACGGTTTCAAGCTTTCGGTTTTCGGGCACGACGTCGGGGCCGACTACCAAGCGATCGTCTGCGAAGGGCGTGGGCGGCGATTGTTTCCCTCGGTGCCGCGCGAGTCGCTTTTACTCACGAAGGCGACGAATCGAGTGCCGCACGGCGGCGGTGGACGTTTGGAAGAAAACTCAACCGAGTACCGGCGATTGCTTCGCTGGATCGACGCCGGGATGCCGTACGGCAGCGACGACGCTCCGCACGTCGTCGCCATCGACGTACAACCCAAAATTCGAACGATGCGCGAGCGCTCGCAGCAACGACTGCTGGTCACGGCCACGCTCTCCAACGGCTCGAGCCGCGACGTGACGCATGAGGCGGTTTACACCTCCAACGACGACACGCGAGCAACCGTCGATCAGCACGGTCGTGTCGCCACGAAGATGATGGCCGGAGAATCGGCCATCGTCGCTCGCTTCCAAGATCATGTCGCTGCAACCTTCGTTACGGTACCGTTGAACCGCGCGCCGGTCGACGCGAACGGACTCTCTCGCTGGGATCGCTCGCACTTCATCGATCGACTCGTGGCCGATAAGTGGCAACGGCTGCGGATATCCCCTTCGCCTCCTGCCGACGACGCCACGTTCCATCGCCGAGTGTATCTCGATCTGATCGGCAAATTGCCGACGCCGATCGAAGTCACTGCGTTCTTGGCCGATCCGTCGGTCGACAAACGGACGCGCCTCGTCGATTCGTTGCTTGATCGACCGGAATATGCCGACTATTGGGCGTTGAAGTGGGCCGATTTACTCCGGATCAATAGCGAGGATCTCGGGGCCAAGTCGGCCTATCGTTATCACCTTTGGCTGCGCGACTCTCTGGCTCGCAACCGACCTTATGACGAACTCCTGCGTGATTTGATCTTGTCGCAAGGGCCCGACGAAACGAACGGCGCCGTCGGCTTCTACCGTGCGTTCGCGAATCCGAACGATCTGACCGTCGCCGTGAGCCAGGTGTTTCTCGGCGTTCGGCTGGAGTGCGCAAAGTGCCACCATCATCCTTACGAAAAATGGGGCCAAGAAGATTTCTACGGACTCGCCGCGTTCTTTCCTCGCGTTCATAAAAAAGGGGCCGGAGTCGATCTCAGCTTCTTCATCGCCGACAAAGGCGAAGTGACGCACCCGCGTACTAAAACGGTCGTCAGCCCGAAAGTCTTATTGGGCGCGTCGTTCGATGGGGCATCGATCGCCGATCCGCGCCGCCCGCTAGCCGAGTGGCTCGCGACGGCCGAGAACCCGTTCGTCTCCCGAGCGCTGGTGAATCGAGTGTGGGGGCAACTGATGGGCCGCGGCTTGGTAGAGCCGATCGACGACATGCGCGACACGAACCCGGCGACGAACGAACCGTTGCTCCAAGCATTGGCCGACGATTTCATCGCACACGAATTCGATCTTCGCCGCTTGATCCGTACGATCGCCGTCTCGCGCGTCTACGGCCTCAGTTCGGAGGCGAATGCCGACAACCTTCGCGACACGCAGAACTACTCGCGCGCGTATCGCAAGCGACTCGGCGCCGAAGTCTTACTCGACGCGGTCTGCGATGCGACGGGAGAATCGGAAGCGTTCGCCGGAACTCTTCCCGGCACGCGCGCCGTTCAACTGTGGGATCATCGATTGCCGTCGGCCTTTCTCGATACGTTCGGGCGTCCGCAACGCAAGACGGTTTGCCAATGCGAGCGGTTGCCCGACAGCACGCTGGGACAAGTCCTCCACCTCATGAACTCTCCGCTGGTGAACGACAAGATCAGCTCGCTGTCGGGCCGTGTGGCCGAACTCGTCGCTAAGCGGCTTTCGCCCGACGAAACGATCGTCGAGTTGTACTTAGCCGCATTCGGTCGTTTGCCTCGGGCCGAAGAGAAAGCAGCGGCACGCAGGGCCTTCGAATCGTCGGGGGCCACGCATCGCAGCGCGGCCGAAGACATCCTTTGGGCGCTGTTGAACTCAGCCGAGTTCGTGCTGAACCATTAG
- a CDS encoding DUF1501 domain-containing protein yields MLTLNAPVPRFCDRLNRREWLRIGGIGLGSLTLPALLQARARAQSPSRGSFGRAKSVIVVWLGGGMPQHETFDHKLDAPEEIRGPFGAIDSATPGLKVGGLLPKISRLTDRLAVIRSMSTGDNAHSSSGYQMLTGVPHIPLSQENATPQRPNDSPSLNALVRALKQERGGLPPAITVPLRMANVGEVVWPGQDAGFLGKKYNPWVLTCDPADAKFTVPGCELPEELSQLRLDGRLSFLSQMNQQLGQIDRNEAIRGYGRQTDQAIELLSGGKARQAFHLNQESDKTRDRYGRTKWGQSVLLARRLIEAGVSLVQVNWARIEGKPNGGGWDTHDKHNELLKDTLMPMLDQTYSALIEDLEQRGLLDETLVCLVSEFGHTPRFNARAGRDHWGKVFSLALAGGGVRGGTVHGATDRLSAEATTPIVKPCDYLATVYHCLGFEPDTIVYDQLNRPIPINRGTPVREVLV; encoded by the coding sequence GCTCGCGCACGAGCTCAATCGCCGTCGCGGGGTTCGTTCGGTCGAGCCAAGTCGGTCATCGTCGTGTGGCTCGGCGGCGGCATGCCGCAACACGAAACATTCGATCACAAGCTCGACGCTCCGGAAGAAATTCGCGGCCCTTTCGGCGCGATCGACTCCGCGACGCCCGGCTTGAAAGTCGGCGGCCTGTTGCCGAAGATTTCGCGACTGACCGACCGGCTTGCCGTGATTCGTTCGATGTCGACCGGCGACAACGCGCACTCAAGCAGCGGCTACCAAATGCTGACCGGCGTGCCGCACATTCCGCTGAGTCAGGAAAATGCGACGCCGCAAAGGCCGAACGATTCTCCGTCGCTCAACGCGCTGGTTCGCGCGTTGAAGCAGGAACGGGGCGGTTTGCCTCCGGCGATTACGGTGCCGCTGCGGATGGCGAACGTCGGCGAGGTTGTTTGGCCCGGTCAGGATGCCGGCTTTCTGGGCAAGAAGTACAACCCGTGGGTGCTGACCTGCGACCCTGCCGACGCGAAGTTCACCGTGCCCGGCTGTGAGTTGCCGGAAGAACTGTCGCAACTGCGACTTGACGGCCGGCTTTCGTTCCTCAGTCAAATGAATCAGCAGCTCGGTCAAATCGATCGCAACGAAGCCATCCGCGGTTACGGGAGGCAGACCGATCAAGCCATCGAACTCCTCTCGGGCGGCAAAGCTCGGCAGGCTTTCCATCTGAATCAAGAAAGCGACAAGACTCGTGATCGCTACGGTCGCACGAAGTGGGGCCAGAGCGTATTGCTGGCGCGGCGGCTCATCGAAGCCGGCGTGTCGCTCGTCCAGGTCAATTGGGCGAGGATCGAGGGCAAGCCGAACGGCGGCGGGTGGGACACGCACGACAAGCACAATGAGCTTCTGAAAGACACGTTGATGCCGATGCTCGATCAGACCTATTCTGCTCTGATCGAAGACTTGGAGCAACGCGGCCTGCTCGATGAAACGCTGGTCTGCCTCGTCAGCGAGTTCGGCCACACGCCGAGGTTCAATGCCCGCGCCGGCCGCGACCATTGGGGAAAGGTTTTCTCGCTGGCCCTCGCAGGAGGAGGCGTGCGCGGCGGCACGGTTCATGGAGCAACGGATCGCCTTTCGGCCGAAGCGACCACGCCGATCGTCAAGCCGTGCGATTATTTGGCGACCGTGTACCACTGCCTGGGTTTCGAGCCCGACACGATCGTGTACGACCAGTTGAATCGCCCGATCCCGATCAACCGCGGCACTCCGGTGCGGGAAGTGCTCGTCTGA